A stretch of DNA from Catenulispora acidiphila DSM 44928:
CGCTTTGCGCACCCACCCCCCGCTCCATCCCTTGCCACCGACCCCGGAGTCGAGTCGATGAGACGAACCACCCCCCACCGCCGCAAGCTGATAGCCGCAGGATCAGCCCTCGCCCTGGTCTGCGCGCTCGCCGCGTCCGCGACCAGCGTCGCGGCCTCCGCCAAGGACACCGCCGCCCCGGCGGCCAGCAGCACGCCGATCTACCTGAACACCAGCTATCCCTTCGAGGCGCGCGCCGCGGACCTGGTCTCGCGCATGACGCTGGCGGAGAAGGCGGCGCAGCTGAACACCACCAGCGCGCCGGCGATCCCGCGCCTGGGCGTGCAGCAGTACACGTACCAGGCCGAGGCCCAGCACGGCATCAACTACCTGGGCGGCGACCAGAACAGCGGCAGCGTCGCGGGCAACCCGCCGGTCGCGACCAGCTTCCCGACGAACTTCGCCTCCTCGATGTCCTGGGATCCGGCGCTGGTCTACCAGGAGACGACCGCGGTCTCCGACGAGGCGCGCGGCTTGGTGGACAAGTCGCTGTTCGGCACCGGACAGAACAACCTCGGTCCCTCGGCGAGCGACTACGGCTCGCTGACGTTCTGGGCGCCGACGGTCAACCTGGACCGGGACCCGCGCTGGGGTCGCACCGACGAGGCGTTCGGTGAGGACCCGTACCTGGTCGGGCAGATGGCCGGGGCGTTCGTCAACGGCTTCCAGGGCAACTCGATGACCGGGCAGTCGCTGGACGGCTACCTCAAGGCCGCCGCGACCGCCAAGCACTACGCGCTGAACGACGTGGAGCAGAACCGCACCGGCATCTCCTCCAACGTCAGCGACACCGACCTGCGCGACTACTACACCAAGCAGTTCGCGGACCTGATCGAGAACTCGCATGTCGCGGGTCTGATGACCTCCTACAACGCGATCAACGGCACGCCCTCGGTCGCCGACACCTACACCGCCAACCAGCTCGCGCAGCGCACGTACGGCTTCAACGGCTACGTGACCTCCGACTGCGGCGCGGTCGGCACGGCCTACCGCAACTTCCCCGCCGGCCACGCCTGGGCTCCCCCGGGCTGGACCACCGACGGCGGCGACACGAACTCGATCTGGACCAACACCTCCACCGGCGCGAAGATCTCCGGCGCGGCCGGCGGCGAGGCGTACTCGCTGCGCGCCGGCACGCAGGTGAACTGCGGCGGCGACGAGTTCTCGCTGCAGAACATCCAGGCGGCGATCAGCGCCGGGATCCTGTCGGAGGGCGTCATCGACTCCGACCTGACCAAGCTGTTCACGATCCGCATGGAGACCGGCGAGTTCGACCCGGCTTCGAAGGTTCCTTACACCAGCATCACCAAGGCGCAGATCCAGAGCCCGGCGCACCAGGCGCTGGCCACCAGCGTCGCGGACAACTCGCTGGTCCTGCTGAAGAACGCCAATGTCTCCGGTACCAGCGCGCCGCTGCTGCCGGCCAGCGCGAGCAAGCTGGCCAACGTCGTCATCCTCGGCGACATGGCCAACCAGGTGACCCTCGGCGACTACTCCGGCGCGCCGTCGCTGCAGGTGAACGCGGTGCAGGGGTTGACCACCGCGATCAAGGCGGCGAACCCGAGCGCGAACATCCTCTTCGACGCCGCCGGGACCTCCAGCACCACGACCTCGGCGGCGACGCTGAGCAGCGCGACGCAGGCCGCGATCAAGAAGGCCGACCTGGTCGTGATGTTCGTCGGCACCAACCAGAACAACGCCCAGGAGGGCAACGACCGCACCACGCTGAACATGCCGGGCAACTACGACTCGCTGATCACCCAGACCACGGCGCTGGGCAACCCGAAGACCGCGCTGGTCGTGCAGTCCGACGGCCCGGTGAAGATCAGCGACGTGCAGGGCAGCGTGCCGGCGGTCGTGTTCAGCGGCTACAACGGCGAGAGCCAGGGCACGGCGCTGGCCGACGTGCTGCTCGGCAAGCAGAACCCGAGCGGGCACCTGAACTTCACCTGGTACGCCGACGACTCGCAGCTTCCGGCGATGTCGAACTACGGTCTGACCCCGGGCGACACCAGCGGGCTCGGCCGGACCTACCAGTACTTCACCGGCACGCCGACCTACCCGTTCGGCTACGGCCTGAGCTACTCGGCCTTCACCTACTCCGCCGCGACCGTCGACAACGCCAGCCCGAACGCTGACGGCACGGTCAACGTCAGCTTCAAGGTCACCAACTCCGGCAGCACCGCGGGGGCGACCGTGGCGCAGCTGTACGCCGCGACGCAGTTCACGGAGTCCGGGGTGCAGCTGCCGACCAAGCGGCTGGTGGGCTTCCAGAAGACCGGCGTCCTGAACCCCGGCGCCGCGCAGCAGATCACGATTCCGGTGAAGATCAGCGACCTGTCGTTCTGGAACGCCACGACGATGAAGTCCGTGGTCTACGACGGCACGTACGCCCTGCAGGTCGGCGCCAGCGCCTCGGACATCCGGACCTCGGTGAACGTCGCGGTCTCCGGCGCCATCACGCCGAAGGTGCAGACCGTGACCGTGCAGCCGGAGAGCGTGGTCTACAACGCCGGCTCGACCATCGACCTGACCGGCAAGAACCAGTGGATCAAGGACGACACCACCGGCGTCGGCTCGGTCGCGCAGGGCCGGAACATGAGCGTGACGGCGGACAACGTCATCGAGGCCGTCAACAACGACCAGTCGTTCGTGAACCTGGCGGGCGCCTCGGTCAGCTACAGCAGCAGCGACCCGACGGTCGCGACCGTCACCAGCACCGGGCAGGTGCACGCGGTCGGCGACGGCACGGCGCTGATCAGCGTCACGGTCAACGGCGTCACCGGCACCGCGCCGATCGTGGTCCGGCACACGCTGAGCCTGGCCGCGCCGACGCTGATCACCGCGGGCGGCAGCGGCACGGCGACCACGACGTTCGTCAACGGCGGCACCGCTGCCGAGAGCAACGTCAATGTCGCACTGACTCTGCCTTCGGGCTGGAGCGCGCAGGCCACCACGCCTTCGTCGTTCGCCAGCGTCGCCGGCGGGCAGTCGGTGCAGACCACGTGGAAGGTGAACGCGCCGTCGGGCACGGCGGCGGGACCGTACGCGGTGTCGGCGCAGGCGACGTTGACCGGCAGCGGTCCGTACAGCGACTCCGGCACGATGAACATCGCCTACCCGTCGCTGAGCGCCGCGTTCAACAACGTCGGCACCACCGACGACGCCAGCACGGCGGCCGGCAACCTCGACGGCGGCGGGACGAGCTATTCGGCCCAGGCGCTGTCCGCGGCTGCCGGGATCGCGCCTGGAGCCACGCTCACCCACGACGGCGCGACGATCGTCTGGCCGAGTGCGGCGTCCGGGACCAAGAACGACATCGTGGCCTCCGGGCAGACGGTTCCGGTGTCCGGCTCGGGGACGACGCTGTCTATCGTGGGCACGTCGACGTACGGGTCCTCCTCCGGCAGCGGGACCATCATCTACACCGACGGCAGCACCCAGAATTACAGCCTGGGCTTCGCCGACTGGTGGTCGACGTCGGCGGCTCAGGGGACTGACTTCCTGGCGAAGCCGACCTACATCAACGGCGGCAACGGCAAGATCACGCAGGCGGTGAACCTCTCGTACGCGGCGATCCCGTTGCAGGCGGGCAAGACGGTGCAGGCCGTCGTGCTGCCGAACGTCAGCGCGAGCGCCGTGAGCGGTTCGGTCTCGATGCACATCTTCGCCGTGTCGGTGTCCGGCACCTCGGCGGGTTCGGTCGTCAGCCTGCGCTCGCACGCGAACAACGACATCGTGACCGCGGACAACGGCGGCACCTCGCCGCTGATCGCGAACCGGACCTCGGTCGGGCAGTGGGAGTCGTTCGACCTGATCACGAACTCCGACGGCAGCGTGAGCCTCCGGTCGCACGCGAACAACGACATCGTGACCGCCGACAACGCCGGTGCGGCGCCGCTGATCGCCAACCGGACCTCGATCGGGCCGTGGGAGGAGTTCGACCTGATCCACAACTCCGACGGCAGCGTCAGCTTCCGGTCGCACGCGAACAACGACATCGTGACCGCCGACAACGCCGGCGCGGCGCCGCTGATCGCTAACCGGACCGCGGTCGGCCCGTGGGAGGAGTTCGATCTGATCCACGACTGATCCGCGACGGAAATGCGACTGGTTCACGACTGAACCACGATGGATTCAGGACTGTTCCACGACTGATCCGCGATTCGTCGCCGACCGGGCCCGCGGAGTCTGCCTAGCGCAGACTCCGCGGGCCCGCGGTCGTACCATGTGATTCACCGAACCCAACCGGAGGAGAGCATCGTCGCCGCGCCGCCGAATCTGCGAGAAGAGGGCCGTTTGAGGGTCCTGCAAGTCTTGCTCGCCAGCACCACGACGAGCCGGCCCGAGCTGGTCCGGCTCACCGGACTGTCCCGGGCGACGGTGTCCGTCCTCGTCGCCGACCTGATCTCGGCCGGCTTGGTCGTGGAGGAGAACGGTGCGAACGGCTCGGGCGGTTCGAGCGGTTCGAGCGGTTCGGGCGGCTCGAGCGGCACCCCCGAGGCCGAGAGCCGCTCGATGGGACGCCCCGCGCTGCCGCTGGCGCTGAACCGCTCCGTCGCCTACGCCATCGGCGCGGACATCGGGCACGCGCACGTGCGCGTCGCGTTGTGCGACCTGCACGGCACGCCGGTGTGGGAGACCAGCCGGGCGAAAGAGGTGGACCGCGCGCCGCACGAGACCCTCGACCTCGCCGCCGACCTGGTCCGGCGCGCGCTGACCGAGAACGGCGTCTCCGGCGAGCGCGTCCTGGGCCTCGGCGTCGGCATCGCCGCCCCGGTGGACGCCGACGGCGCGCTGTCGGCCGAGGGCATCATGCCCGGCTGGACCGGCATCCGCCCCGGCCCGGAACTCGAGCGGCGCACCGGCCTGGCCACCGAGCTGACGAACGACGCGAACGCCGGGGCGCTCGCCGAGCACATGTACGGCGCCGGCCGCGACATCGAGGACATGGTCTACATCCGCCTGTCGGCCGGCATCGGCGCGGGCGTCATCGCCGCCGGCCGCCTGCAACGCGGCGCCGGCGGCCTGGCCGGCGAGATCGGCCACCTGCCCGCCGTCCGCGACGGCCTGGTCTGCCGCTGCGGCAACCGCGGCTGCCTGGAAACAATCGCCAGCCCGGTCGCAGTAGCCCGGCTCCTCCAAGACAGCTGGGGCGAGCCAGTCGCCCCCGGCGACCTGCCCGCACTCCTCGCCGCCGGAACCCCGGGCACCGCCCGAGTCGTGGAGGACACCGGCGAGGCAGTAGGCCGGGCACTCGCCGGACTGGTGACCCTGCTGAACCCGCGCCTGATCGTCGTCGGCGGCGACCTGGCAGCCATCGGCGAACCCTTGTTCGAGCCACTGCGCCGCGGCATCGCGCGCTACGCCCTCCCCTCCGCCGCACGCCAGGTCGCAGTGGTCGCCGGACGGCTCGGATCGAGCGCCGAGGTCCGCGGCGCCGCGGCGCGAGTGTTGGCGGGAGCAGCGCAGACGCTTGCGGTGATGAGCGGCGCGGAGGCGGCGGAGCTGCTGCCGTGACGACGGCTCGCGGGTGAGTCCACAGGTCCGCGACATCGCGGTGGTCGCCGGACGGCTCAGGTCGAGCGCGGAGGTGCGCGGCGCGGCAGCGCGGGTGTTGGTGGAGGCGGCGCGGAGGCGGCGGAGCTGCTGCCCTGACGGTGGCTCGCGGGTGAGTCCACAGGTCCACGACATCGCGGTGGTCGCCGGACGGCTCAGGTCGAGCGCGGAGGTGCGGGGCGCGGCGGCGCGGGGGCGGCGGAGCTGCTGCCGTGAGGGTGGCTCGCGGGTGAGTCCACAGCAGAATCGTGACTCGGAGTCGAAGCACGCACCAATCACCTGTTCGCGCAGCACGAAGCGCGGCGTGCTGCCAGCTGTCGTCTGACAGCACGCCGCGCGTGTCACCGAGCCTCAGGAGAACTGTGCAGGAGGCTGCGGTGAGACCCGAGCCTCTACTCCAGCGCGAACTTCTGTGCCGCGGTGCCGTTGCAGGTGTAGATCTGCAGCTGGGTGCCGTTGGCGGTGTTGCCGCTCGGGTCGTCGAGGCAGAGGCCTGATTGCGGGTTCAGGAGCGCGCCGTTGGACTGCTGCTGCCAGACCTGGCCGCCGACGCCGTTGCAGTCCCACAGCTCGACCTTGGTGCCGACCGCCGTGCCGTTGCCGGCGATGTCCAGGCAGCGGCCGAGGGTTTGCAGCGAGCCGTTGGCGTTGTGGTGCCAGTGCTGGTCGGCTGCGAAGGGTTGGCAGGTCCAGAGCTGGACGACGGTGAGGTTGCCGCCGTTGTCGTCGCCGGCGACGTCCACACACTGTTTGCCGGGGGCGTTGACCGTGCCGCCGCCGTTGACCGAGAACTGCTGCGCGGTGGTGCCGTTGCAGGTGTAGATCTGCAGCTGCGTGCCGTTGGCGGTGTTGCCGCTCGGGTCGTCGAGGCAGAGGCCTGATTGCGGGTTCAGCAGCGCGCCGTTGCTCTGCTGGATCCACTTCTGGCCGCCGACGCCGTTGCAGTCCCACAGCTCGACCTTCGTGCCGACCGCCGTGCCGTTGCCGTCGATGTCCAGGCAGCGGCCCAAGGTCTCCAGCGAGCCGTCGGTGTTGTGCGTCCAGCGCTGGTCGACGGCGCCGGACTGGCAGCCCCACAGGTTGACCCCGGTGAGGTCGCCGCCGCTGTCGTCGCCGATGACGTCGACGCACTGCCCGCCTGGCAGGGTGACGGTGCCGCCGGACGCCTGCGGGCTTCCGCCGCTGTTGCCGCTGTAGCCCTGCGCGACGATGTTCGCCTGCACGGCGGCGTCCGCCGAATCGCTCGGGACGCCGGCGGTCATCACGCCCTCGAAGAACGTGCCGATCGAGGCGTTGCTGTTGTCCCCGCCGGTGCCGAGGACGATGGCGCCCTCCAGCGACATCGGCGTGTAGCCGTTCGGCGGGAGCGAGCCGTTGTACCAGGTGGTCAAGCCTCCGGATTGGGAGTTGCCGCCTTCGATCTCGAAGGTGGTCTGGTTGTTGCTCTTGAGCATCGCGGTCACGAACTGGCTGTTGTTGCCGGTGTTCGACGGGTTCGCGCCGGCACCCTGATACAGGCCGTTCTCCAGGTCGCCGGTGATCCACGGCCCGGTGCCGTTGCACGGGGAGGACCAGCAGCTGGTCCCGAGGTTCACCGCCTCCATGTGGCCGTTGCCGTTGTCGCGGTTGTTGGTCTCGGCGTTGCCGTAGTCGAAGCAGCAGCCGCCGTTGACGTGCGTGCCGCTGGCGACCATGTAAGCACCCTGCGGCTGGTGGCCGGTCGGGATCGCCGAGGTGTTGTCGTCGCGGTAGCCGACGCCGGGACCGACGTACACGCCGTACGCCTTGTTCCCGTTGACGACGATGTGCGCGGCGTTGGCGTTCGCGGCGACGTCGGCGTTCGGGTTGGCGCCGCCCCCGCCCTCGATCGTCAGGTTGTTGTGCTGCGGCGACTGGTCGTAGACGACCGTGATCGTGCACGCGGTCTGCACGCAGAACGTGTCCTGCGCGTCAGAGTTCGCAGACCCGCCGGCGGAGGTCACGCCGATGTTCGTGGTGGCACCGTCGGATGCACGCCGGACCTGGTAGAGCGGTCCGTTGTAGGACGCGTACAGCGCTCGGACCGTGCTGTGCGCCGCCACACACGGGGTACCCGCGGAGGCGTAGATGTCGCAGGGCCCTTGCGAGCCCGCGGCCTGGGCGGCGCCCGGACCGGTGGTGAGGACGCCGAGGATGAGGACCACGACCGCGCCGATCGACATCGCGAGGCGACGCCACAGGCGCGAGCCGGACTCGACGCGCTGATCGGTGAGGCGGGCAGGTGGAGATGAACGCATGGGCGATGCTCCCTGGGGACGGGGATACACGTAGCCTTACTACCGCCCGGCCGGTCGGCGGCGCGCGCGGGCAGGACACCCTGAGGGTGTGGGTCGGCGTCCGAACAGGCACGGTACGACCAGCGTTGCTTTCCGTCAATAAGTGCTCTGTTTTGTAGATCAGTGTGCGTATCCCTGCGAATCCGTCAGCCCCAAGACGTTGACGGAAGGCGCCGAGGTTTCCATACTCTGAGGCGACCCACGTTTCGTAAACGTTTCCGGAACCACGCGTCCGGTAACGCCCCGCACCTCCCCCACAATCGGTGCACCACCGCTCCCGAGGAGCGCCCCATGATGAATCGCAGAAAGCTGCTGTCCTCCGCCGTCGCCCTCGGCGGCTCCGCACTGGGCCTGGGCACCGGCGCCCTGGCCTGGCGGGCTTCGGCGACCACCCCCACCTTGCAGGTCGCCCTGCAGAACACCACGACGTCGAACCAGGTCTACGCCTACGTCACGGGCCAGGCGATCGACAACAACAATGCCCTGATGCTCTTGGAGGCCGACGGGCACACGGTCTACTACCCGACCTCGCCGAGTTCGACCGGCTCCCCGCTGGCCGCGGACTGCGCGATCCGGCTCGGCGCGCCGGGCAGCACCACCACGATCACCATCCCGCACATCGCCGGCGGCCGGATCTGGTTCGCCATCGGAGCGCCGCTGACCTTCCTGCTCAACCCGGGACCGGGTCTGGTCGAGCCCTCCGTGAGCAACCAGTCGGACCCCAACATCAACATCCGCTGGGACTTCTGCGAGTTCACGTACAACGCCGCGCAGATGTTCGCCAACATCAGCTACGTCGACTTCGTCTCGATCCCGATCTCGCTGGCGCTGACCAACGGCTCCGGCGCCACGCAGACCGTCAGCGGCCTGCCGACCAACGGTCTGGACACGGTCTGCTCGAACCTGAACGCCCAGCACGCCGCGGACGGCGCCGGCTGGAACCAGCTGGTCGTCACCTCCGGCGGCGCCAATTTGCGCGCGCTGAGCCCGAACAACGGCATCGTGATCAACAACTCGCTGTTCTCGGGGTACTACCAGCCCTACGTGGACCAGGTGTGGTCCAAATACTCGAGCCAGGCGCTGGCCGTGGACACCCAGGCCTCCTGGGGCACCGTCAACGGCCAGGTCTCCGGCGGGACGTTGACCTTCCCGGGGCTGGGAAGCTTCGCCAAACCCTCGGCCGCCGACATCTTCAGCTGCAGCACCGGGCCGTTCGCCAACACCGCCGGCGCGATGGGCCCGCTGGTCGCCCGCATCAGCGCCGCCTTCAATCGCAGCACCCTGCTGATCGACGCCACCCAGCCCGACGGCGAGAACCCCGCGAACTACTACAAGAACGCGATCACCAACCACTACTCGCGGATCGCGCACGCGGCGAACCTGGACAGCCGCGGCTACGGCTTCCCCTACGACGACGTGGCGCCCAACGGCGGCGCCGACCAGTCCGGCGCGGTCTCCGACGGCAACCCGACGCTGCTGACGGTGGCCGTCGGCGGCGGCACGGCCACCGGCCCGGGCGGCGGCGGACCGAGTCAGCCGTCGAGCCCGAGCAGCACCGGCGGCGGAGGCGGCGGCACGGTCAGCGCCTTCACCACGATCCAGGCGGCGAGCTACAGCTCGCACAACGGCACGCAGAACGAGACCACCAGCGACACCGGCGGCGGCCAGGACGTCGGCTGGATCGGAGGAGGCGACTGGCTCGCCTACGCCAACGTCGACTTCGGCAGCGCGGGCGCGACGCAGTTCAAGGCCCGGGTCGCCTCCGGCGCCGCGGCAGGTGTCAGCGGTCTGATCAAGGTCGCGCTGGACAGCCCGACGGCTGCGCCGGTCGGCAGCTTCGCCGTCGGCAACACCGGCGGCTGGCAGACCTGGCAGACCGTGCCGGCCAACATCAGCAAGGTCACCGGAAAGCACACGGTCTACCTGGTGTTCTCCAGCGGCCAGCCCGCCGACTTCGTGAACGTGCACTGGTTCACCTTCAGCCAGACCTGATCACCCGTCCCCGTCCCGGGAGGTGCTTCGTCGTGCGCAGAATCCTGATCCTCCTCACAGCTCTGGTCACGGCGCTGGTACCGCTGCTCGCCATGGCGCCGCCGCGTGCGAACGCGGCGAGCGCCGTGTGCGCGCTGTACTGCGACACGCGTGATCCCTCGCTGGCGCAGCAGGAGACGTTCCCGACCCCGAACGTCTCCGAGAACGGCCGCGTGATCGCATTGCACGTGGACGACGTCGACGGCATGGCCTGGGCCAGCATCGACAACGGCCGGCTGAACGACTCGGTCTGGATCGACCGGTCGTGGGACGCCGGCAGCAGCTGGGACGGCTTGTTGGGCAAGGCGTGGATCCCGAGCTCGTGGACCGGTACACGGACCCTGATGTACAACATGTACGACCCCTCCGACCACCGCCGCGCGGTGGTGCGTGCCTGCGGCGACGCCAGCGGGGTGGTGTGTACGAACTGGGTCCACCTGCCGGTGTGCGCGGCGCGGTGTGACGGCGCCGATTCCAGGACCTCGGTCGGGAACACCTCACCGGTCCCCGACGCCACGCTGTCCGGGCGCGACATCGCGCTGCACGTCGACTCCGGCGGCATGGCCTGGGCTTCGATCGCCGGCGGAGCGCCCGGCGACGAGGTGTGGCTGGACCGGTCGTGGGACGGCGGCGCGACGTGGCCGGACGGCTCGAGCAAGGGCCGGGTGAGCGTGCCGTCGGGGGCGTCCGGTACTCAGACTATTGAGATCAACATCGACGATCCGTTGGGCCGGCTGGCCGGGGGCGCCGTGCGCGCCTGCGGGCGTGCGGTGACCGGGCAGAACGGCAGCTGCACGGCGTGGGCGCGCGCCGCCGCGGTCCCGGCGAAGGCTGCCGCCGACGCGCTGATGTGGTCTTATGACCCCTCCAACGCATGGTGGCCGTCGAGCTGGTGGAATTCGGCGGTCGCACTGACGTCGGTGATCGACTACACGCGCGGCTCGGGCGATACGGCATACGAGTGGATCGTCGACCGCACGTTCCAGGTGAACAAGGTCGCCTTCCCGGCCGGCGCGCGCAGCTCGGACCCCATCCAGGGCGACTTCATCAGCCAGGCGACCGACGACACCGAGTGGTGGGCGCTGGCGTGGATCGACGCGTACGACCTGACGGGGAATCGGACGTACCTGAACGAGGCCGTCACCATCACGAACCATGTCAGTTCCCTGTGGAACACCAGCACCTGCGGCGGCGGCGTGTGGTGGAACACGCAGAAGACGTACAAGAACGCGGTGACCAATGCGCTGTATGTGGATCTGACCGCCGCGCTGCACAACCGCATCGCGGGCGACACGGCGTGGCTGGCGCGGGCGACGACGTCCTGGAACTGGTTCCGCTCCAGCGGACTGATCAACGGCTCGGGTCTGGTCAACGACGGCCTGACGAACGCGTGCACGAACAACGGCCAGACGGTCTGGACGTACAACCAAGGGCTGGCCATCGGCGCGGCGCAGGAGATGTACCGCGCGACCGGCGACAGCGGCGACCTGAGCGAGGCGCGCCACCTCGCCGACTCGGCGGTGCACTCCCCCACACTGGTGACGAACGGGCTGCTCACGGAGTCGTGCGATGCGCTGACCGCCACCTGCGACGACAACCAGAAGCAGTTCAAGGGGATCTTCATGCGCTTCCTGGGCGAGCTGAACGCCGACGCGTCGGTCGGTGGCGCGTACAGCACGTTCATCCAGGCGCAGACGTCGTCGCTGTGGAACGCGGACCGGAACTCGCTCAACCAGCTCGGGGAGCGATGGTCGGGGCAGGGCTCGGGGACGAATCCGAATGTGAGCGATTGGCGGACGCAAGCGAGCGGGTTGGAGGCGCTGGACGCGGGGGTTTGAGCCATCCCCGTCTCCATCCCCGTCTCGATCCCCGTCCAGCGCGCGGCCGATCCGTCGCGCCGGTAGGTTGCCGGTGTGCGACCACCAAGCGAGCAAGCGCCGGCTGCCTCTGATCTCGCCGCGATGGACCGGGTCTTGTGCGACTGTCGGGCGTGTCCGCGGCTGGTGGCGTGGCGGGAGGAGGTCGGGCGCGTCAAGCGCAAGGCGTTCGCCGAGCAGACGTACTGGTCGCGTCCCATTCCCGGCTTCGGTCCGGCTGATGCGCGGCTGCTGATCGTCGGGCTCGCACCGGCGGCGCACGGCGGCAACCGGACCGGGCGGATGTTCACCGGCGACCGGTCCGGCGACATCCTCGTCGAGGCGCTGCACGCGCTCGGGCTGGCGAACCAGCCGACGTCGGTCTCCGCGACCGACGGGCTGGAGCTGCTGGGCGTCCGGTTCACCGCGCCGGTGCACTGCGCGCCGCCCGACAACAAGCCGACGCCCGAGGAGCGCGATACCTGTCGTCCGTGGCTGGTGCGTGAGCTGGAGCTGATGCGTCCGAGCGTGCGGGCGATGGTGGTGCTCGGCGCGTTCGGTTGGCAGGCGCTGTTCCCGGCCATCGCCGCCGCGGGCAGTTGGACCGTGCCGAAGCCTCGCCCCGTATTCGGTCACGGAGTGCGGGTCGAACTCGCTTCGGCCGACGGCGGTGCGCCGCTCGCGATCCGTGGCTGCTACCACGTCAGCCAGCAGAACACCTTCACCGGACGGCTCACGCCGGCGATGCTGCGCGACGTGATCGGGGCGGCTGCGGCGGAGGCCGGTCTGTAGGCGTTACGTGCGCGGCGGCAGCTGGTCGCGGATCGGCGTCACCGGCGGCATCACGAAGTCGCGGCGCAGGTGGTTGCCGCCGTCGACGACCAGGGTGTGGCCGGTGAGGAAG
This window harbors:
- a CDS encoding glycoside hydrolase family 76 protein, whose translation is MRRILILLTALVTALVPLLAMAPPRANAASAVCALYCDTRDPSLAQQETFPTPNVSENGRVIALHVDDVDGMAWASIDNGRLNDSVWIDRSWDAGSSWDGLLGKAWIPSSWTGTRTLMYNMYDPSDHRRAVVRACGDASGVVCTNWVHLPVCAARCDGADSRTSVGNTSPVPDATLSGRDIALHVDSGGMAWASIAGGAPGDEVWLDRSWDGGATWPDGSSKGRVSVPSGASGTQTIEINIDDPLGRLAGGAVRACGRAVTGQNGSCTAWARAAAVPAKAAADALMWSYDPSNAWWPSSWWNSAVALTSVIDYTRGSGDTAYEWIVDRTFQVNKVAFPAGARSSDPIQGDFISQATDDTEWWALAWIDAYDLTGNRTYLNEAVTITNHVSSLWNTSTCGGGVWWNTQKTYKNAVTNALYVDLTAALHNRIAGDTAWLARATTSWNWFRSSGLINGSGLVNDGLTNACTNNGQTVWTYNQGLAIGAAQEMYRATGDSGDLSEARHLADSAVHSPTLVTNGLLTESCDALTATCDDNQKQFKGIFMRFLGELNADASVGGAYSTFIQAQTSSLWNADRNSLNQLGERWSGQGSGTNPNVSDWRTQASGLEALDAGV
- a CDS encoding uracil-DNA glycosylase — its product is MDRVLCDCRACPRLVAWREEVGRVKRKAFAEQTYWSRPIPGFGPADARLLIVGLAPAAHGGNRTGRMFTGDRSGDILVEALHALGLANQPTSVSATDGLELLGVRFTAPVHCAPPDNKPTPEERDTCRPWLVRELELMRPSVRAMVVLGAFGWQALFPAIAAAGSWTVPKPRPVFGHGVRVELASADGGAPLAIRGCYHVSQQNTFTGRLTPAMLRDVIGAAAAEAGL